From one Odontesthes bonariensis isolate fOdoBon6 chromosome 14, fOdoBon6.hap1, whole genome shotgun sequence genomic stretch:
- the LOC142398669 gene encoding tripartite motif-containing protein 16-like: MAKKRVKLDLESFSCSICLDLLKEPVTIPCGHSYCMNCIKGYWNGKNKKGIHSCPQCRNTFTPRPILEKSTMLVDFVEQLKKTGLQAAPADHCYAGPEDVACDFCSGRKLKAIKSCLFCLASYCKKHLQPHYDVAPFKKHKLVEPSKDLQDNICSRHNEVMKMFCRTDQKSICYLCSVDEHKGHDTVSAAAERTERQRKLEGSRQQIQQRIQDAEKDVKLLQQEVEAIDQSADKTVEDSEKIFTELIRLLQKRSSDVKQQIRSQQEAEGSRVKELQKKLEQDITELKRKDAELKQLSHTEDHSQFLLNYPSVSALSESTHSSSIKIRPLRHFEDVTAAVSELRDKLQDILREEWTNFSLRVTEVDVLLSEPEPEPNSRADFLKYSCEMTLDPNTANTRLLLSEGNRKVTLLTQPQSYSSHPDRFREWCQVLSTESLTGRCYWEVHMRGGGADVAVAYKNISRAGDECGFGGNDKSWALDCYQNHYECWYNNMETYISGPQSSRVGVYLDHRAGILSFYSVSETMTLLHRVQTTFTQPLYVGFRIWESGATAELCKVK; the protein is encoded by the coding sequence tactgcatgaaCTGTATTAAAGGCTACTGGAATGGAAAGAATAAGAAGGGAATTCACAGCTGCCCTCAATGCAGGAATACTTTCACACCACGACCTATTCTGGAGAAAAGCACCATGTTAGTGGACtttgtggagcagctgaagaagactggactccaagctgctcctgctgatcactgctatgctggacctgaagatgtggcctgtgatttctgctctggaagaaaactgaaagccatcaagtcctgtttattctgtctggcctcttactgtaagaaacaccttcagcctcattatgatgtggctccattcaagaaacacaagctggtggagccctccaaggACCTCCAGGACAACATCTGCTCTCGTCAtaatgaggtgatgaagatgttctgccgtactgatcagaagtctatctgttatctctgctctgtggatgaacataaaggccacgacacagtgtcagctgcagcagaaaggactgagaggcagagaaagctggaggggagtcgacaacagatccagcagagaatccaggacgcagagaaagatgtgaagctgcttcagcaggaggtggaggccatcgatcagtctgctgataaaacagtggaGGACAGTGAGAAGATCTTCActgagctgatccgtctcctccagaaaagaagctctgatgtgaagcagcagatcagatcccagcaggaagctgaagggagtcgagtcaaagagcttcagaagaagctggagcaggatatcacagagctgaagaggaaagatgctgagctgaagcagctctcacacacagaggatcacagccagtttctacTCAACTACCCCTCAGTGTCAGCACTCAGCGAgtctacacactcatccagcatcaagatccgtcctctgaggcactttgaggatgtgacagcagctgtgtcagagctcagagataaactgcaggacatcctgagagaggaatggaccAACTTCTCACTGAGAGTcactgaagtggatgttttactgtcagaaccagaaccagaaccaaacagcagagctGACTTCTtgaaatattcatgtgaaatgacactggatccaaacacagcaaacacacgtctgttactgtcagaagggaacagaaaagtgacattatTGACACAACCTCAGTCTTATTCtagtcatccagacagattcagagaATGGTGTCAGGTCCTGAGTacagagagtctgactggacgttgttactgggaggtgcaCATGAGGGGGGGAGGAGCTGATGTtgcagtcgcatacaagaacatcagcagagcaggggaTGAATGTGGATTTGGAGgaaatgacaaatcttgggcattaGATTGTTATCAAAACCATTATGAATGTTGGTACAACAACATGGAAACGTACATCTCAGGTCCTCAGTCCTCCAGAGtcggagtgtacctggatcacagagcaggtattctgtccttctacagcgtctctgaaaccatgactctcctccacagagtccagaccacattcactcagccacTCTATGTTGGATTTAGGATTTGGGAATCTGGAGCCACAGCTGAGTtgtgtaaagtgaaataa